A section of the Ruania halotolerans genome encodes:
- a CDS encoding carbohydrate ABC transporter permease: protein MRAFTTHRRRLPLTILAAAVGILFAIPLLWVLTNSLRPGAETFGTISPLGWETFLTLTPNVDNYTALAGTSLGRGILNSIIVSVATVAVGLVICAMAAFALAALPFRGRSAVFSVIVLSFLIPFDAIAIPLADVFRTWNLQNTFTGLILPGLGNGMAIFLLRQFFLAVPEDLAEAARLDGLGWWGIFSRIYAPLARPAMIGAALMLFLFQWQAYVWPLLIGTDSEHILGPVALANMQGQFSVDYGLMFAGAVVLIAVPLVIILTLQRYFIQSVTTSGLK, encoded by the coding sequence ATGAGGGCCTTCACCACCCACAGACGGCGACTTCCCCTGACCATCCTGGCGGCCGCCGTCGGGATTCTCTTTGCGATCCCGCTGCTGTGGGTACTGACGAACTCGTTGCGCCCCGGCGCCGAGACGTTCGGCACCATCAGCCCGCTCGGCTGGGAGACCTTCCTCACTCTCACTCCGAACGTGGACAACTACACCGCGCTCGCCGGGACCTCGCTAGGGCGAGGAATCCTCAACTCGATCATTGTCAGCGTGGCGACTGTCGCCGTCGGGCTAGTGATCTGTGCGATGGCGGCGTTCGCACTCGCAGCTCTGCCCTTCCGGGGTCGTAGCGCCGTGTTCTCTGTGATCGTGCTCAGCTTCCTCATCCCATTCGACGCCATCGCCATCCCGCTCGCGGACGTCTTCCGCACGTGGAACCTGCAGAACACCTTCACCGGCCTGATCCTGCCCGGCCTCGGCAACGGGATGGCGATCTTCCTGCTGCGGCAGTTCTTCCTCGCCGTGCCGGAGGATCTGGCCGAGGCCGCACGCCTGGACGGTCTCGGGTGGTGGGGCATCTTCTCCCGCATCTACGCCCCGCTCGCCCGCCCCGCCATGATCGGTGCGGCACTGATGCTGTTCCTGTTCCAGTGGCAGGCCTACGTGTGGCCGCTGCTGATCGGCACCGACTCCGAGCACATCCTCGGCCCCGTAGCGCTGGCCAATATGCAGGGCCAGTTCAGCGTGGACTACGGGCTGATGTTCGCCGGAGCGGTCGTGCTCATCGCTGTGCCGCTGGTGATCATCCTGACGCTGCAGCGCTACTTCATCCAGTCCGTCACCACCTCAGGCCTCAAGTGA
- a CDS encoding nucleoside hydrolase yields MTTHHSVVLDTDLGTDVDDAMALALLLGSPEVELPAVTTVYGDTLLRARLVQRYAGLAGRRLPVWAGEAATRSGREVWWAGHEGSLHPGLEAEHVEPGDGAASLAEAVASRPGRDVLAIGPLTNLALALERTPSMAGSARGFWLMGGDFAAPEPEHNIRSDTDAAAAVFNSGAPIVICGLEITRQVRIESGQLAVIAAAGPLGAALAADIDQWWKFWNETWNVPHDPVAVLALLRPELVTLSEPGRVYVSNDGVTTHEVRPDGNVRVVVGLDAPRVAEEIVTRIVRAGEAAAR; encoded by the coding sequence GTGACCACCCACCACAGCGTCGTCCTCGACACCGACCTCGGCACCGACGTCGATGACGCGATGGCCCTCGCCCTGCTGCTTGGCTCTCCGGAGGTGGAACTACCCGCGGTCACCACCGTCTACGGGGACACGCTCCTTCGTGCTCGCCTGGTGCAGCGGTACGCAGGCCTGGCCGGACGGCGCCTGCCGGTCTGGGCGGGAGAGGCTGCCACCCGCTCCGGTCGGGAGGTCTGGTGGGCCGGCCACGAGGGGTCGCTGCACCCCGGTCTGGAGGCTGAGCACGTCGAGCCCGGCGACGGCGCAGCCTCCCTGGCCGAGGCCGTCGCCTCCCGGCCGGGCCGGGACGTGCTCGCCATCGGACCGCTGACCAATCTGGCCCTGGCTCTCGAGCGCACACCTTCCATGGCGGGCTCCGCACGCGGATTCTGGCTCATGGGTGGCGATTTCGCCGCACCCGAACCGGAGCACAACATCCGCTCGGACACCGATGCAGCCGCTGCGGTCTTCAACTCCGGTGCTCCGATCGTGATCTGCGGCCTGGAGATCACCCGGCAGGTGCGGATCGAGTCCGGCCAGCTCGCGGTGATCGCCGCCGCAGGGCCGTTGGGTGCGGCGCTCGCGGCGGATATCGACCAGTGGTGGAAGTTCTGGAACGAAACCTGGAACGTCCCGCACGACCCGGTGGCTGTGCTCGCGCTGTTGCGTCCGGAGCTGGTGACGCTCTCGGAGCCGGGGCGGGTGTACGTCAGCAACGACGGGGTCACCACGCACGAGGTGAGGCCGGACGGGAACGTGCGGGTCGTCGTCGGGCTGGACGCCCCTCGTGTGGCCGAGGAGATCGTGACCAGGATCGTCCGCGCGGGGGAGGCTGCCGCCAGGTAG
- a CDS encoding carbohydrate ABC transporter permease: MTSTIAGRTRKVRRGYGRVALAFLAPAIVVLVLVRLVPAASALYGSLTRSSLLTGDTRFVSWENYAELLGNPDFRGAVGVTVLFTLIINPLQVAIAFALAVLFTRRLAGVRWWRSLVILPIAVPPAVSAVVWNVIYRPDDGLANAVLGVLGLPPQPFLTSPDQALAAIIVLLSWVGVGYWMLFLIAGINDVPGELYEAAALDGAGPWRKFFHITLPMCRRPLAFVLVADTVSNLLVFGPVQMLTGGGPEGSTNLLMYDIYTRAYTLGDLGRAQAEVVVLVLLTVVIVAGQFRMLRGDER; this comes from the coding sequence CAGGAAGGTGCGCCGAGGATACGGTCGCGTCGCGCTCGCCTTCCTGGCCCCGGCGATTGTGGTGCTCGTCCTCGTCCGCCTCGTCCCCGCCGCTTCCGCCCTCTACGGAAGCCTGACCCGTTCCTCGCTGCTCACCGGCGACACCCGGTTCGTCAGCTGGGAGAACTACGCCGAGCTGCTCGGCAACCCGGACTTCCGCGGAGCCGTCGGCGTGACCGTGCTGTTCACGCTGATCATCAACCCGCTGCAGGTGGCGATCGCCTTTGCACTCGCGGTGCTGTTCACCCGCCGCCTGGCGGGCGTGCGGTGGTGGCGTTCCCTGGTGATCCTGCCGATCGCCGTGCCGCCGGCCGTCTCGGCGGTGGTGTGGAACGTGATCTACCGGCCCGATGACGGCCTCGCGAACGCCGTGCTCGGGGTGCTGGGACTCCCTCCCCAGCCGTTTCTCACCTCGCCCGACCAGGCGCTCGCGGCCATTATCGTGCTGCTCTCCTGGGTGGGTGTGGGCTACTGGATGCTCTTCCTCATCGCCGGCATCAACGATGTGCCGGGCGAGCTGTACGAGGCGGCTGCCTTGGACGGAGCCGGACCGTGGCGCAAGTTCTTCCACATCACCCTGCCGATGTGCCGGCGTCCACTCGCCTTCGTGCTGGTGGCCGACACCGTCTCCAACCTGCTCGTCTTCGGCCCCGTGCAGATGCTCACCGGCGGCGGGCCGGAAGGGTCGACCAACCTGCTCATGTACGACATCTATACCCGCGCCTACACCCTCGGTGATCTGGGCCGCGCCCAGGCCGAGGTCGTCGTCCTGGTGCTGCTCACCGTGGTGATCGTGGCCGGCCAGTTCCGCATGCTTCGGGGTGACGAGCGATGA